The Klebsiella quasivariicola region TCAGCCTGCTGCTGCTGTGGCTGGCCATCGCGAAAAAGTTCGAGCCGTTACTGCTGCTGCCGATTGGCTTCGGCGGCCTGCTGTCGAACATCCCGGAGGCCGGACTGGCGCTCACCGCCCTGGAGAGCCTGCTGGCCCACCACGACCCGGCGCAGCTGGCGGTGATTGCCGCGAAGCTCCACTGCGCGCCGGACGTCCACGCCATTAAGGACGCGCTGGCCCTGGCCCTGCCGTCGGTGCAGGGGCAGATGGAGACGCTGGCGGTGGACATGGGCTACTCCGCCGGGGTGCTGGCCATCTTCTATAAGGTGGCGATCGGCTCGGGCATCGCCCCGCTGGTCATCTTTATGGGCGTCGGGGCGATGACCGACTTCGGCCCGCTGCTGGCCAACCCGCGCACCCTGCTGCTGGGGGCGGCGGCGCAGTTCGGGATCTTCGCCACCGTGCTCGGGGCGCTGACGCTGAACTACTTCGGCATCATCAGCTTCACCCTGCCGCAGGCGGCGGCCATCGGCATTATCGGCGGCGCCGACGGCCCGACGGCCATCTACCTGTCGGGCAAGCTGGCGCCGGAATTACTCGGGGCCATCGCGGTGGCGGCCTACTCGTACATGGCGCTGGTGCCGCTGATCCAGCCGCCGATCATGAAGGCGCTGACCACGGATAAGGAGCGGAAGATCCGCATGGTACAGCTGCGCACGGTGAGCCGGCGGGAGAAGATCCTCTTCCCGGCGGTGCTGTTGCTGCTGGTGGCGCTGCTGCTGCCGGACGCCGCGCCGCTGCTGGGGATGTTCTGCTTCGGCAACCTGATGCGCGAGAGCGGGGTGGTGGAACGTCTGAGCGACACGGTGCAGAACGCGCTGATCAACATCGTGACCATCTTCCTCGGGCTGTCGGTGGGGGCCAAGCTGGTGGCGGACAAGTTCCTGCAGCCGCAGACGCTGGGGATCCTGGTGCTGGGGGTGATCGCCTTCTGCGTGGGGACCGCCGCCGGGGTGCTGATGGCGAAGCTGATGAACGTGTTCAGCCGGCACAAAATCAACCCGCTGATCGGCTCGGCGGGGGTGTCGGCGGTGCCGATGGCGGCCAGGGTGTCGAACAAGGTGGGCCTGGACGCGGACGGGCAGAACTTCCTGCTGATGCACGCGATGGGCCCGAACGTGGCGGGGGTGATCGGCTCGGCGATCGCCGCCGGGGTGATGCTCAAGTACGTGCTGGCGATGTAGGCCAGCCTGTTCCCGCGGCTGGCATGTCGGCCGCGGGGATCTCTCATAAGGAGACGGTGATGAATGAAACCATAGCATGCTGTCCGGAAAACCGGACATCGACACGGGAGGCGGTGGTTGACGCCATGCTGACGTCAGGCGATGAAATCGCGCAACTGCAGCCGGCACTGAATCTGCTGACTCCTCCGCTGAACGTCGCGCCTGGCGAAGCGCTGCTGGCCAGCTGTTATGAAGCTGGCGCCGATCGCGACACCGGCGATGCAAGTGCCTTTCCGGCGGCGGTCGTGCACCCTGCGGCGCCCTCGCTGCAGCGCAGCGGCCTGCTGTGCATGGCGGCCGGGGCGCTCAGCGCCCGGCATCTTCCGCTGACGCACAACCGGCTGTGCGACGTGGCGGGGCAGTTCGCCCGCGCGCTTCCCGACGGCGACGAAGAGGCGGGCAGCGGATTTTATACCGTGCGCAGCATTTCCCTGCCCGTTTACCGGCGTCTGCTGCGGGATAACCATTCCCACGGCGTCTGTCTGCAGCAGGCGCTGCTGCATCTGCTGGCCTGGAAGAGCGAGTCGCCCTGGGCGCGACAGCAGGCGCAGCGCCTGCTCTGGCAGGGAGGCGTGCTGGGTGAGAAGGGGGAGTTTGCGCTACTGACGCTGGATGACGGACTGCGTGAGCGCCAGATAGTCTGGCCCGCGCTGAGATCGCTGCTGGCGGTGACCGGGTTTCTGGTGAGATTCCCGGCCGGTCCGGTATTTAGCGATTAACGAGGCTCCCCGGAAGGGGGGAGCCATTTAGTTAGTGGCCGGGTATTCCTGCACGGCAATATGGAGCGTGATTTTCTTATCATCACGCATGATAACCACCGGAATTTCCGATCCCGGGCGGATCTCGGCCACCTGATCCATCGTCTCCAGCGCCGAGACGGCGGGTTTGTCATTCACGGAGATGATCACGTCATTGGCGCGGATCCCGGCTTGTGCCGCCGGTCCGTCCGGTGCCACATCGTTAACCACGATCCCCTGAATCTGATCGATCCCACCGCCCTGCGCGTGCAGCGGGGCGATCTCCCGACCGCTAATACCGATATAGCCACGGATCACCCGACCATCACGGATCAGCTTATCCATAATTTTGGTCGCTAACTGGAACGGGATTGCAAAGCCAATGCCTTCCGGCGTTTCGCCATCATTACTCTTATCGAAGGAGAGGGTGTTAATCCCCATCAGCTCGCCGAGCGAGTTCACCAGCGCTCCACCCGAGTTACCGTGGTTGATCGAGGCGTCAGTCTGCAGGAAGTTCTGACGACCGGTTGGGTTGAGGCCAATACGCCCTGTGGCGCTGATGATCCCCTGAGTGATGGTCTGCCCCAGGTTATAAGGGTTGCCTATCGCCAGCACCACATCGCCAATATGCGGCGTGCGTTTCGGGTTAATCGGGATCACCGGCAGCCCGCCGGTAGCATTGATCTTGAGCACGGCGAGATCGGTGAGGGAATCGGAGCCTACCAGCAGCGCTTCGAAGACGCGGCCGTCCTGCAGGGCGACGATAATCTGATCCGCATCGTTGATAACATGCTTGTTGGTCAGGATATAGCCGCGCTGATCCATGATCACTCCGGAACCCAGCGTCAGCTGATTATGGCTGGTGCTGTTCAGGGCACGGTTATAGACGTTCACCACGGCGGGGGCCGCGCGACGCACCGCAGCGTTATAGCTCGCCGGGGAGTCGTCTGCCGTATCGTTCTGAGTGATCGGCGTCAGCTGCCACTGGCGCAGTGAGGGCATCAGGGCCAGCAGCAAGCCCCCAACAATCAAACCGATGAGTACTGAACGTAATAACTTTCCAGGCATGATGCAGATATCGTTAATGAATGGTCAGGCGCAGCATAGCATGAGTTGTCCGGACATCGCACATGGCGGCGATGTCCGGGGCGAAATCAGCGCAGCAGCAGGTAAATGCTTTCATTACCACGGATCACGTTCAGGGCGATAACCGGCGGTTTGCCTTCGAGCACTTTGCGCAGTTCGGCAATCGAGTGAATACGCTCCCGGTTAAGGCCAATGATAATGTCATCTTTATGCAAGCCGACCTGGGCGGCGGCGCTGCCTTTATCCACATTATCGATCACCACCCCTTTGGTGCCATCTTTCATCTGGCCGTCGCTGAACGAGGCGCCCTGCAGAGCCGGGATAATCAGCTCCGCGCTGGCGGTGGAGGAAGTGCTCTTATCCAGGGTCACTTCGACATCGACCGGTTTTCCATCGCGCAGCAGTCCCAGTTTGACTTTAGTCCCCGGCTCGGTGGTCGCGATTCGCGAGCGCAGTTCGGCGAAACTGTTCAGCGGTTTGCCGTTCAGGCTCACGATGACGTCGCCGGATTTGATCCCCGCTTTGGCGGAACCGGAGTTTGGCAGGACTTCACTAACAAAGGCGCCACGCTGAACGTCAAGATTCATCGCCTTGGCGATGTCGGCGCTCATTTCCATGCCTTTAATGCCCAGCAGGCCGCGTTTGATTTCGCCAAACTGGATGAGCTGGTCGGCAAGGGTTTTCGCCATATTACTCGGGATGGCAAAGCCGATGCCGACGCTACCGCCGCCCGGCGCCAGAATAGCGGTATTAATGCCGATAAGCTCGCCGTTGAGATTCAGCAGCGCGCCGCCGGAATTGCCGCGGTTAATCGAGGCGTCGGTCTGAATGAAATTCTCCAGTCCTTCCAGGTTCAGGCCGCTGCGGCCAAGGGCAGAGATAATGCCGGAGGTGGCGGTCTGGCCAAGGCCGAACGGGTTGCCGACGGCGACGGCGAAATCGCCGACGCGGAGTTTATCGGAGTCAGCAATGGCGATTTGCGTCAGGTTCGCCGGCTTAATCAGCTCCAGCAGAGCGATATCGCTCTGTTCATCGCTGCCGACCAGTTTGGCATCGAATTCACGGCCATCGTTGAGCTGGACGCTGATCTTCTGCGCCTGATTAATGACGTGATTATTGGTCAGCACGTAGCCTTTCGCTGCGTCGATGATGACACCGGAGCCAAGCCCTTCAAACGGCTGCGCCTGCTCCTGCGGGGCGTTATCGCCAAAATATTTCTTCAGCTCTTCCGGCATATTGAGCGTCGGCGAGGCAGTGCCTTCCACCTGCACGCTGACCACCGCCGGCAGGACTTTTTCCAGCATCGGCGCCAGGCTCGGTAACGCGCCCTGGCCGGGCACCTGAGTCGGTAAAGATGCTGCTGCCGGAGGCAGAACCGACAACGATAACCCAATGCTTAACGCTAACGCACTCAACAGCAAAGTCTGTTTCTTCATTAGATGCTGGCTCTCGTAACCTGAGGTGTATGGGAAAACGTCCTGAATAGCCTGATGTTATTGAATTTTTGCACAGGTAACAATGTGGGTACTGGTTTAAATTGTAGCCGGGAAGTGGGGGAAGGAGCGGGCGCAGCAGGTGCGCCCGGAGAAAATTTAATCAGAAGTAATTCATTAATCGCGTTTTGCACCACCACGCAGCAAACCGGATGCGCCTTCGGAATAGTCGCGCGGCATCTGGACCGGTGCCTGATCGTTGCTGGCTTCAGACTCTTCCAGGCGGTTGCGGAACGGGTTGGCGTCTGCCATAGAGTCCGGCAGCAGGTTGTTAGAGCTTTTCGCCATATGCTGATACAGCTGACGATAGTCATGCGCCATGTTATCTAACAGTTCGGCGCTGCGCGCAAAGTGGCTCACCAGCTCTTCACGGTACTCTTCAAGCTCGGCTTTATTCTTTTCCAGTTCAAACTGCAGCGCCTGCTGCTGGCGCAGTTTGCGGTTGCCGAAACGCATGGCGACGGCACCAATGATGATACCGACGACTAACCCAATTAGCGCGTATTCCCAGGTCATGAACATCTCCCGTTGTTTTGTGGTTCCGTAGGGTGGCTGTTAGGCTCTCCGCCTGCGCCCGATAGTGCCACTATAACCGCTAATTCCACAGAAGTGGAATCCTGGCGTATCATCGCGTAGTGTAGAACGGCCTTTTTTTCGTCAATCGTGAGCTTCGGCATTACGGTTTTCAAGGAATAACAATTAGATCATGCAAAGCCTGTCTCCAACATCGCGTTACCTTTTAGCCCTGAAAGAGGGCAGCCATCAACCCGACGACGTCCAGCAAGAAGCGGTGAGCCGCCTTGATACCATTTACCAGGAACTGCAGACTCAGCCCGCGCCCGTCGCGTCTGGCGGCGGTTTGCGCGCGAAATTCGGCAAACTGCTGGGTAAGCGCGAACCGGCTGCCGAGGCGGCACCTGTCCGCGGCCTGTATATGTGGGGCGGCGTAGGGCGGGGGAAAACCTGGCTGATGGACCTGTTTTACCAGAGCCTGCCGGGCGAGCGTAAGCAGCGCCTGCATTTCCATCGCTTTATGCTGCGGGTTCACGAAGAGCTGACCACCCTGCAGGGCCATAGCGACCCGCTGGAGATTGTCGCCGACCGCTTTAAAGCGGAAACCGACGTGCTCTGCTTCGACGAGTTTTTTGTCTCCGATATTACCGACGCCATGCTGCTGGGCGGGCTGATGAAAGCCCTGTTTGCCCGCGGCATCACCCTGGTCGCCACCTCCAATATTCCGCCGGATGAGCTCTATCGCAATGGCTTGCAGCGTGCCCGTTTTCTGCCCGCTATCGACGCCATCAAGCAGCATTGCGATATTATGAACGTCGATGCCGGAATCGATTATCGCTTGCGTACCCTGACGCAAGCGCACCTGTGGTTGTCGCCGCTGAATAACGACACGCGTGAACAGATGGATAAACTGTGGCTCGCGCTGGCCGGCGCGCCGCGCGCTGCCGGGCCGACGCTGGAGGTCAACCACCGTGAGCTGCCGACCCTCGGCGTGGAAAACCAGACGCTGGCGGCATCATTCGCCACGCTGTGCGTGGATGCGCGCAGTCAGCATGACTATATCGCGCTCTCCCGCCTGTTCCATACCGTGATGCTGTTCGACGTGCCGGTGATGACCGCGCAGCTGGAAAGCGAAGCCCGGCGCTTTATCGCCCTGGTGGATGAGTTCTATGAGCGTCATGTCAAACTGGTGGTCAGCGCCGCGGTACCGCTGTACGACATTTACCAGGGCGAGCGGCTGAAGTTTGAGTTCCAGCGCTGTCTGTCGCGTCTGCAGGAGATGCAGAGCGAAGAGTATCTCAAGCGTCCGCATATGCCCTGACAGGGCACTTTTTCAGGCGGATTCAGGGCCGCAAGGCTGTCCCGGGACCTGCCTGAAAAATCTCATAAAGGGGTCGATCTTTGACCCCGACTTCTCTATAATCTTGCGACCCCACGTTACGAGAAGGTTTTTTTCCCGAAACTTTCTATGCGCCGGCATAGGCTATTCGAAGGGGTAGGTTTGCTGGACAATGTCGTGTGAACCTCAACTGACTAAACGTTTGGGTGTTCACCAACGTGTAACTTATTATTTGGGTAAGCTTTTAATGAAAACTTTTACAGCTAAACCAGAAACCGTAAAACGCGACTGGTATGTTGTTGACGCGACCGGTAAAACTCTGGGCCGTCTGGCTACTGAACTGGCTCGTCGCCTGCGCGGTAAGCACAAAGCGGAATACACTCCGCACGTTGATACCGGTGATTACATCATCGTTCTGAACGCAGAAAAAGTTGCTGTTACCGGCAACAAGCGCGAAGACAAAATGTACTACCACCACACCGGCCACATCGGTGGTATCAAAGAAGCGACCTTTGAAGAGATGATTGCCCGCCGTCCTGAGCGTGTGATTGAAATCGCGGTTAAAGGCATGCTGCCAAAAGGCCCGCTGGGTCGTGCTATGTACCGTAAACTGAAAGTTTACGCGGGTAACGAGCACAACCACGCGGCACAGCAACCGCAAGTTCTTGACATCTAATCGGGATTATAGGCAATGGCTGAAAATCAATACTACGGCACTGGTCGCCGCAAAAGTTCCGCAGCTCGCGTTTTCATCAAACCGGGCAACGGCAAAATCGTTATCAACCAGCGTTCTCTGGAACAGTACTTCGGTCGCGAAACTGCCCGCATGGTAGTTCGCCAGCCGCTGGAACTGGTCGACATGGTTGAGAAACTGGATCTGTACATCACTGTTAAAGGTGGTGGTATCTCTGGTCAGGCTGGTGCGATCCGTCACGGTATCACCCGCGCTCTGATGGAGTACGACGAGTCCCTGCGTTCTGAACTGCGTAAAGCTGGCTTCGTTACTCGTGACGCTCGTCAGGTTGAACGTAAGAAAGTCGGTCTGCGTAAAGCACGTCGTCGTCCGCAGTTCTCCAAACGTTAATTGTTTTCTGCTCACGCAGAACAATTTGCGAAAAAACCCGCTTCGGCGGGTTTTTTTATGGATAAAACGGCTGTTATCCACAAGCATAGCGCCGGTTCTCGCCACTTTTTCAGCATTTCCAGAATCCCCTCACCACAACGTCTTCAAAATCTGGTAAACTATCATCCAATTTTCTGCCCAAATGCTGGTGATTGTTCATTTTTTGTTTTATTCGTGAACGAAGGTGACATCACGCTACTGGGGTTTTTACATCTGGCTGGCCATGAGTGGCTGGCAGCAGTACAAAATTCTGAATATACCTGGAGGTTTTCATGGCTGTCGCTGCCAACAAACGTTCGGTAATGACGCTGTTTTCTGGTCCTACTGACATCTATAGCCATCAGGTCCGCATTGTGCTGGCCGAAAAAGGTGTCAGTTTTGAGATAGAGCACGTGGAGAAGGACAACCCGCCTCAGGATCTGATTGACCTCAACCCGAATCAAAGCGTACCGACGCTGGTGGATCGTGAGCTCACTCTGTGGGAATCCCGCATCATTATGGAGTATCTGGATGAGCGTTTCCCGCACCCGCCGTTAATGCCGGTTTATCCGGTGGCGCGTGGTGAAAGCCGCCTGTATATGCAACGTATCGAGAAGGACTGGTATTCGCTGATGAATACCATCCAGAGCGGTACCGCAGCACAAGCTGATGCTGCGCGTAAGCAGCTGCGTGAAGAACTGCTGGCCATCGCGCCGGTCTTCACCCAGAAACCTT contains the following coding sequences:
- a CDS encoding oxalacetate decarboxylase subunit beta, whose product is MESLNALIQGMGLMHLGAGQAIMLLVSLLLLWLAIAKKFEPLLLLPIGFGGLLSNIPEAGLALTALESLLAHHDPAQLAVIAAKLHCAPDVHAIKDALALALPSVQGQMETLAVDMGYSAGVLAIFYKVAIGSGIAPLVIFMGVGAMTDFGPLLANPRTLLLGAAAQFGIFATVLGALTLNYFGIISFTLPQAAAIGIIGGADGPTAIYLSGKLAPELLGAIAVAAYSYMALVPLIQPPIMKALTTDKERKIRMVQLRTVSRREKILFPAVLLLLVALLLPDAAPLLGMFCFGNLMRESGVVERLSDTVQNALINIVTIFLGLSVGAKLVADKFLQPQTLGILVLGVIAFCVGTAAGVLMAKLMNVFSRHKINPLIGSAGVSAVPMAARVSNKVGLDADGQNFLLMHAMGPNVAGVIGSAIAAGVMLKYVLAM
- the degS gene encoding outer membrane-stress sensor serine endopeptidase DegS; translated protein: MPGKLLRSVLIGLIVGGLLLALMPSLRQWQLTPITQNDTADDSPASYNAAVRRAAPAVVNVYNRALNSTSHNQLTLGSGVIMDQRGYILTNKHVINDADQIIVALQDGRVFEALLVGSDSLTDLAVLKINATGGLPVIPINPKRTPHIGDVVLAIGNPYNLGQTITQGIISATGRIGLNPTGRQNFLQTDASINHGNSGGALVNSLGELMGINTLSFDKSNDGETPEGIGFAIPFQLATKIMDKLIRDGRVIRGYIGISGREIAPLHAQGGGIDQIQGIVVNDVAPDGPAAQAGIRANDVIISVNDKPAVSALETMDQVAEIRPGSEIPVVIMRDDKKITLHIAVQEYPATN
- the degQ gene encoding serine endoprotease DegQ, with product MKKQTLLLSALALSIGLSLSVLPPAAASLPTQVPGQGALPSLAPMLEKVLPAVVSVQVEGTASPTLNMPEELKKYFGDNAPQEQAQPFEGLGSGVIIDAAKGYVLTNNHVINQAQKISVQLNDGREFDAKLVGSDEQSDIALLELIKPANLTQIAIADSDKLRVGDFAVAVGNPFGLGQTATSGIISALGRSGLNLEGLENFIQTDASINRGNSGGALLNLNGELIGINTAILAPGGGSVGIGFAIPSNMAKTLADQLIQFGEIKRGLLGIKGMEMSADIAKAMNLDVQRGAFVSEVLPNSGSAKAGIKSGDVIVSLNGKPLNSFAELRSRIATTEPGTKVKLGLLRDGKPVDVEVTLDKSTSSTASAELIIPALQGASFSDGQMKDGTKGVVIDNVDKGSAAAQVGLHKDDIIIGLNRERIHSIAELRKVLEGKPPVIALNVIRGNESIYLLLR
- the zapG gene encoding Z-ring associated protein ZapG yields the protein MTWEYALIGLVVGIIIGAVAMRFGNRKLRQQQALQFELEKNKAELEEYREELVSHFARSAELLDNMAHDYRQLYQHMAKSSNNLLPDSMADANPFRNRLEESEASNDQAPVQMPRDYSEGASGLLRGGAKRD
- the zapE gene encoding cell division protein ZapE, whose protein sequence is MQSLSPTSRYLLALKEGSHQPDDVQQEAVSRLDTIYQELQTQPAPVASGGGLRAKFGKLLGKREPAAEAAPVRGLYMWGGVGRGKTWLMDLFYQSLPGERKQRLHFHRFMLRVHEELTTLQGHSDPLEIVADRFKAETDVLCFDEFFVSDITDAMLLGGLMKALFARGITLVATSNIPPDELYRNGLQRARFLPAIDAIKQHCDIMNVDAGIDYRLRTLTQAHLWLSPLNNDTREQMDKLWLALAGAPRAAGPTLEVNHRELPTLGVENQTLAASFATLCVDARSQHDYIALSRLFHTVMLFDVPVMTAQLESEARRFIALVDEFYERHVKLVVSAAVPLYDIYQGERLKFEFQRCLSRLQEMQSEEYLKRPHMP
- the rplM gene encoding 50S ribosomal protein L13; amino-acid sequence: MKTFTAKPETVKRDWYVVDATGKTLGRLATELARRLRGKHKAEYTPHVDTGDYIIVLNAEKVAVTGNKREDKMYYHHTGHIGGIKEATFEEMIARRPERVIEIAVKGMLPKGPLGRAMYRKLKVYAGNEHNHAAQQPQVLDI
- the rpsI gene encoding 30S ribosomal protein S9, with translation MAENQYYGTGRRKSSAARVFIKPGNGKIVINQRSLEQYFGRETARMVVRQPLELVDMVEKLDLYITVKGGGISGQAGAIRHGITRALMEYDESLRSELRKAGFVTRDARQVERKKVGLRKARRRPQFSKR
- the sspA gene encoding stringent starvation protein SspA, translating into MAVAANKRSVMTLFSGPTDIYSHQVRIVLAEKGVSFEIEHVEKDNPPQDLIDLNPNQSVPTLVDRELTLWESRIIMEYLDERFPHPPLMPVYPVARGESRLYMQRIEKDWYSLMNTIQSGTAAQADAARKQLREELLAIAPVFTQKPYFLSDEFSLVDCYLAPLLWRLPVLGVELVGAGAKELKGYMTRVFERDSFLASLTEAEREMRLGRG